In Pyrus communis chromosome 11, drPyrComm1.1, whole genome shotgun sequence, the sequence gcccgattcggtgactgtgattatattcgtaagagtataagcacgtcgaatcgagaccaaactatatgggcacaggtactcaaatgtgatgtatgtcttgatggtaaatgtagttcggccgtcggaatgctgaaccctgaaacttacttgcgagtatccaatcataaaatcactcggcgtccagtacgccgagtaacgcaattcgtaacacctaactacgccgagaaggctagcaaggtgacctctaccaacaagggttcgaaaacccttctcggccaagacttagataggtaaccggtcagtctcgacgcagtgctgtttatccaaactgaaggtgcttctcggttggttgattctgcggcagcagtgttgtttatccaaactgaaggtgctcgccgggtgcctccacagtgcagtttatccaaactgaaggtgtatcggcagaaaaagaaaaagaaaaaatctcaaggtatttgagaggttttgcgcagggcaattgtatgctgaattGAAAGGGcttttttttgttgcatgatttcttgtatttatagcaccccatTCCTTGAGACCAATCcttatctggattgggagtccttgtcccgtttCAACTCTatctcgaacaaacctactcccactaggACTCTGAACTTTCCCCTTTTTCGAGGCTTTATTCTTTGCCGCCcgggaatcctggtcgcaccaggacttcctcgaccctttctgtttatctggactacttcTTAGGATAGGACACGACCGACCCTGCCAACTGGCCCGGTATTTATCACTCGGCCCATAGCATTTGACAcagccttgggccgagcacaacctgctgctcggcccaacaatattattttgggcccaaacaatattagaacaattatattataaaatacttaaaaattacTTTGTAGACATTATAAATTCGTACTTACATTGGAATTATTACATTATAAATTACTTCGTAGAATGAATTCCTCGACTAAATAATCGCTTATCTATTTGTTTACAATTAATTGGTTACACTGTTTAGATTTAAATCCTAAATTATTTGGTCCAAATATTGGACTTTAGGCCTATACATCAAAAAGATGTAATCTGATGTAAAGACTAgtttcaaagaagaaaaaacttgaaacttgaaacttaatactacggtctggtATTACTTATTCATTTCAAAGTAAGAAtaagaggttttaagttcgaaCCTTATAGATagcgaattcgatatcaaattaggctGTTCATTATCTGGCTTAATAGAACTCTTTCTTccctaaatgtaaaaaaatcaacgtacttaaaaaacaaaaaaaaaaaaattatggtataataatatttattttcatttataaataataaattttatgttcgatgctaaaaacaaaatcaaaccatTATTATTTCTAATTCATTACAAGCTTAGCCTACTCTACATCCCAAACAAatgaataacaaaaaaaaaactcttcagGTTTCTGTAAGTTTGACCGACTCTGACCGATTTCGACGACGTACGTGTAGAACAACGAACAAACAAGCGACATGCATGCGCCACGTCTTCAAGGCCTTCACCGTTATCATCCATCTTCCTCAGCGGCGCTGGCTGGACACGCGTCGTCGAATCCACACGCCCGTGAcaaatgaagaagttataccTAACCTTGAGGCACTTATTTCTCTGATTCTCTGAATATCTCTGAATATCTATTCAACCATTTGCAGCAGCAACAATGGAGTTTAAACCCAGAATTTGTTCTTCTGGTATTCTGGTGGTTCTCTGCATATTCTTCTTGATCAATACTTGTGCGGCCACAGGAGTGTTGGGAGAAGgagagcagcagcagcagtataagatggaggaagagagagttAATGAACAACCCAAAAAGCCATCTATGTGGGAGATGACTAAGCATGCTTTTTCTTTGTACACATCTTCCCCTTTGAGGGTTCCAACATACTTGGACAAGTCCAAAACCCTATTTAATCAAATTCGAGCTTATTTCTTCCCCCCTAATTTGGAGTAAGTGATGTActtcttcaaattttcaatttattatttgtttttttttggaagtATTTTCGAGGAAAAATAGTTGACTAGGATTTTTTGCTATTTATGAGATTATTTTGTGGAGAAATTCTCCCCCTACAAACTCATGTGTTTTTCTGTCGGTTATTTTTGTCTGATTTATTTAATCTGATGATCAAAAGTTATTTGTGTTCATGGATGCACTCGAAATTTGTCAgttcatcatttttttcttgtaaagGTAGGAGGAATTGAAATTATTTGTTAGGAGTTTgtgctagtttttatttatttttgaaattgattttgtgttttttgggTGGAAGTTTTAGGGGTAGTATGGGGAATATTGAAGTTGAGCCCGGTAGCAGTGGCGGCGATGGAGCTGGAGGGAAGGTGACGGAGGTGGTTGGGAAGAGTTTTGGCAAGAGCAAAGAGACGGTGGAGGACTCGGCGAAATCAGCAGCCAAAATAGTTGGGGAGACGGTGCAGAAGACAAAGGAGAAAGTGAAGAGGAGCTTTTCCTGCAGTGATAAAAACACAGAAAGTAAAGAAGCTCAATCTGAGCTCTAGCTATTTGCTATAGCCAAGTAAAAGAGTAGAACAAAAGTTTTGGGTTTTCTTACTTTCTAAGGTGTTCATTTGTATGCTATTTGTTTGAGGATAAATTGTTACAGTAACTGGAGTTTGGTAGTTTTCAATGTGGTAGTGATTGGAAAAGTTGTGCAATTCTACACGTACCTTTTTTACAAATAAGTAGCATAATTTTTATAACAAACTCTTTATCAATATATTGTTCTATCTATATAATTTCTAGTGGGTGTTGCTGATTCGACAAATCATATTGTCATGTGTTCAAACAGTATACATTTAACTTCTCGCGATAGAGACTATACTTGTCTCGTACAAATGAGTTTCTCTGGACCAAAAAAGGTAGTGGAAAATTACTTTATTTGTTGGTTGATTGTTGATAATACAGATTGCTCCATTGAAAAGATATCACAAACACACTCGAAAGATCAAGTTGCTATTGCATATGGTGCGGGTGcgattgtgaggaatgcatgCTAACCTAGAGGTGGGTTTGTAAAAGAGGGGGAGCGAATACAAAAAGGCCGACCACACTAGGGGAGTGAACATGAAAGTGCTAACTCGTAGAACCGAAGAAGAGTATATATAGTGAAGAACATGAAGGCCTTTGAGAGAAAAACCAGAGATGAACCTTAATTTGTACACGGTGGAAGTATCTACATTCCTACACTAATTAATGAGAACCATTAGAACTAAATGGAAAATGCTAGAGAGAGACTATATTTGTAGATTATATTTTGTAAGTCACATAATGTGGCGGTTgatattaaatattattatgatttaaacaaattcaaccATCAATTGCTACATAATATGGTCTATAAAATATATTTCAAATAAAGTCGCTTTCGGTTgatattaaatattattatgatttaaacaaattcaaccATCAATTGCTACATAATATGGTCTATAAAATATATTTCAAATAAAGTCGCTTTAGCATTACACGAACTAAATGAATCAAGCTAATTGATTTTATACACACGTGTAATACTCGTAGAAAATAGTTTCAATCAACATGAAGTAGCGTATTAGTTGGGAGGTATTAGTAAGGGAGGCCTAATGTCATCCCTTTATTACGCTACAAGAAAACAGGGCTTATGTGACGACATGTGTTTGCCACATAAAGTAGAAATGCATCATATTTGATAATATGTGAGGCGTCATGGAGTATACATGACGAATTTTAAAAGCACCACATATTTTCGGTACATGTGACACTGCCTCGTCACTTAATACTGGTTTAAATTAACGAAAATAGGAGATTGTGATAGAGAAGGCATCACAAAAAAGTAAATTATGTGACCTATATAGTTTGTCACTTACGAAGTAGATAAGTGACGCTGAAAGCATcacatttttctttcatttgtagCGTAGGCTGGGTCACTTATGTCAATGAAATACCTATATTCACTGTTtataatttgaaattaaatttccCTGTTTATTAAATGGAATTACAATTCATGTCAAATATAAGGTAATGCTTGggttaattacattttcattaataagctacttaggcacatacatcaAGTACTTGTATGTTTCACATACTCAcataaaaattcccaaaaaaactaaatcttgGTATCCCATCTCGGCTCATGGCAGTTCATCATGAATGGAGTTGGATGCTTGGGTTAATTGCATTTTCATTAATAAActacttaggcacatacatcaAGTAGCTTGTACGTTTCGCATACATAAAAATCCCCCAAAAAATCTAAATCTTGGTGTCCCATCTCAGCTCATGGCAGTACATCATGAAGGGCACCAACTCTTTTATACTTGTTGAGATGCTAACAAAAGAGAAATTTAAGACACTGAGGAGCTAACCAAAAACTTCTACCATGTGCATGACTAAAACTAATAGTAAAAGACTTTGTAATATAAATCAGTCTTCATCCGTACCAAGGTCTTCCATTTCAGCGTATGCACCCTCTACATCTGAAAGATCATAATCAGTACTTATAGAGTTGTTGATATCTTGCCCCTTCTTTGCTAAAGGAGGTTTCACTTGTAATATGAGAATATCATTCTTCTTTTTCAACTCTTTATTCTCCTTTTCCAAGTTGACGAAACTAGTTGATAAAAGCTTTATTTGAGTTTTCATGTCCATTAACTTAGAACTTGAAGGCATGGAAGAAATATAACTAGATGTATCTATACGAGGAAAAACACCTACACCATTAATAGATGTTCCCTTCCTCCCAAGGTTCTCAGACATGATGCCAAACTGATCATCGAAGTTCCGTAGAGAATCTCAATTTCTCCATAACTTCATCCTTCTTTTTTGTCATCTTATCCTTACATAAAAATAGGCTCCAAGAATACTAAATAGTGAATTCAATATTCATCAGTtgctaaataaataataaataaacactaGAAATATGTAAAAAATTCAACTTATATTGGTGGTTTTGCTTTCTGGGGGAAAAGATGGAGCGTTAATTGCTTAGTGGCTAAAAAGAAACTAAATTGTAAACATTGTTCAAGTCAAATTTGTCATACCTTTTTATTACCCCTTTTAAAACTTCAATAAAACACATCTAAACCATATGTTAATGTTGTTTGCTATAACTTGCAAAGATCAAAGCCTTACAAATGTTGTTTTGGTCTTGAATTCTTCCCAAATGTGAGAAAGAAGGTGATTTGCTTCTTTTGACCTAAGTCTTGAGGGAGGATTCGCAATCTAGCAGGCCTTAAAGTGTTGATTTAAATGCGACAATGACGGAGTGAGGGATAGAAGAAGCAAATTGATTTTCAAACACtcctctttattttattttttccgtCAAATTATATAGAATAGAATATCCGAGTATTATTTTATTCCAAACatcattaaaaaatttcattcaaatcTAAAGTTCCATTATTTTTtgcggatttggatcctcttctaagcccaaggagaggatcctTCTGACCAAGCATTGTGAGCCGTTGAATTTTCATGtaatgattataattattataactttaaaaggaCCTTCCTGTTTATAgttgttggataaaaatctaaccCACAATATTTGGTCAGGAAAATCCTCTCCTTTGGCtgaggagaggatccaaatccatttcTTGCTATCTGAatgcctaaaaaaaaaaaaaaaaaaaaaaaaaaaggtcttggGTGTTCGAGGTTGACCAACTcatcaataaaataaataatgaaatagaaaaaataaaatgacaaagaATCCACCAATATAACTCCCCTCGTCCCTCCCTCCACTCTCTCGCACCATCTACACTaccactctctctttctcgcgTACACACACAAAAGACTAACGCGCCTaaattctctctctttattttcCTCTTATCCAAACACCCCCCTCAAAATCTCccatctctctctgtctctagcAATTCCGTCATCAATGGCAAGGTCGTCGATTTCTCAAACCCTTACCTTAACCCGCCACCTCTCGCCCAAATCATCGCCGTCCTCCTCCCGCCTCATAACCCTGCGCGCCCAATCCACCCTCCCTTTTCACCATGATCCACCAACCGACTCCTCCGCCGACTCGCCTTCTGATCCCCTTCTGCGCAAGCTCGAGGACGCCATCCACCGGATCATCGTCCGCCGATCCGCGCCCGATTGGCTCCCTTTTTTGCCCGGCGCTTCCTACTGGGTCCCTCCTCCACGGTCGAGATCGCACGGCCTGGCTCAGCTGGTCGATAAGTTGGCCAACCCTTTGAGTGAGGAAGAGACCATGTCTATGAGCACCGTTAGAGGGTGGCCTTCTTCTGCTTATTTTATCGAAGGTTTGCTTCCCTTTTTTCGATTTTATTAATTGGGTTCTGTTCAAAATTGGGTTTTTATCCTTCAATCATTTGAGATTGGATTGAATTGTGTGTTGTGGTTGGTTTAATTGGATCATCTAATTCGTTTCTGCATCTGGGTTTGTTTCTGAATTgagtaattttctctctttagtTGAGAATTGGAATATCGAAAATCGAAAACGTAAACGGATCGATCATAttttgaggcattgatcttgttTTGTTCTATGATGAAAAGTTGCTGGAATGATTAAGATAAAGGAATTAgtctggcttttttttttttttttaatgtattttttttcaggGCATTGGAGGGATTAAGAACTTTTGTGACAGAAAGTATTGAAATCTTGTGTATAATGGATGGTTTTCTTACAATTGTTGCTTATTCTATGCCTTCCTTTTCTTTGTAGGTACATCTCCACAACTGATGGAGCCTGTGGTTGTGGTTCAGAGTTCTGATGATGTGTCCAATCCCCAACCGACGGAGACCGTGGATCAAATTTCTAACAATGTGTCCAAGTCCGAGGATGAGGAGGGATGAACCATGTAGTTCTCATCAGTGACATCTGAGGTGATCTTTAAGAACAATTGGCTGAGTTCTGTATTGATGACAAGAAATTTGTTTACTTATCTAGTAAAACTCAATGCTCTTATGTTGGGTTTCATCCGGTGGAATTTAGTGGTTTTTCCAACAAATAATCAAACTAATTTGGGGGTAAACTGGACTAACCTTGGCTTTTTGTGGAAGTTCAAGATTACTGAAGTTAAGCTGCTTCATATTCAAAGACCGAAGAGAAATGCTTTCATCTTTCCGAAAGTTGAAAATGTAGTTCTGAATACTAATTAGGTTGATCTATGGAGCATAATGAATTACAGTGTGTGCTTGTAACATCTGTTTTGACCTTGTTTATCCTGCTTTAAAGCTGGCTTTGAGGGCCATGGTTAATTCACCGGCCTTTGTTTAAATCTTAGGAGAGGTTTGTATAGGCTCTTAATGTGGATTCTAATAAATCATTAATAGTTGAATTCATATGTCTATATGTGATAAAAGTTGGATTTGGAGAGTTCCAAACTTGATCTTTTGGTATAATGGTGATTTTAACCTGAAGTGAGTTGATGCCATGGGGGCTGATAAAAGACTTCAATCTGGTTTCGAATGATACTGCTAGTATTGCTTTTGCTTTCCTGATAAGCAGATCTGTTCCATGAATTCTACTATTTGTTAAGCAAAGCTATTGCTTGAAAGCTAATTATGCCTTGGTTGCTGGGATACGCAGGCTCATGTATTCATGTAAATTGTTATGTAGGACGGCAATAGATACATTGATGAAAGGCATTTCGTCAAGGTCAAGAGCTCTACAGATGCAAACTGGTTAGCGAGGTACAGTGACTTCTATCCAAGTTCAAGATTACAACCGAAAAGGAGTTGCATGTAATTATTCATCAAGTATATATAGTTGGTCATTGTAGTTTGTTTTCAGTTGAATTGTGTGTTATTTGTACCTACGCCCGCATGGTTAATTTGCTCAATTCGAGTTTTAACATCGACATTTCAGTTTTTATCAGGATGTCCATGTAAATATACTAGGAGGTACATCAACCTTTTGTTCATCGATATTTTTCCACCCTCTCTTTTTCCAAATTACTACGTGTTTTGAGTTGTgaattacatttttctttttttgtgacCGTCGTCGCTCTCTCCAACGGAGGAAAAGGGTTTAAGAAGGAATACAAGTAGGTGTTTTGACAAAGTTTTGTTTCAATTGTTTAATGTTTGATGTGGTCGTATTCCATTCAAAAAGGGGGCTTACCTTATGTTTTTGACTGCGTAGATTGCTTGTTAGTAGTTGGTAGGCTGTTTCCAAACTGACATATTTTAATTCAACGGCCTGCCTAATACATAGGAAACTTAGTTGGTGTGCGTAATacacattttatattttgaggGCACACCAACGTGTACCATATACTTTGAGTCAATGTGTCCAATGTTATATAATTTGTATATAATGATCGAATTCTAGTGTTGCCCATCAACTGAGACTGCAGCCCTAACATCTTTTAGGATGCCATTTCTCATGACCAAGTACCCGTCCCACATCGAAAGCTACGATGTAAAGTACAGTTTCTCTTTCATGGTACGTACCACTATATAGTCCGGAAATCAATGGTTAGATCTTGCATATACTGATATATGGATCTTTGCTACGATTAGATTTTGCATAAAATCCCTACCACTAAGTGGTACGTATCATTGTATCCGGACTCGCAAAAGTATGTCAGTTTGGTGGTTTTCAAAGGGACTCGAGATGTGCAGATGACGCTTTGCAGTGGTAGGcataacaactaacaatttaacccactATCACTATCATTTGtaaggaaataaaaaattggtGGCATTCGAGGTTGCGGTAGGACTGGTAAACTTGCAGTAGGACCTGCTTGTTGCAATGCATTCCAAGCAATTGCTTGGCTAGACTTTTGCCTCCGGTCTTGCACGGTGTGGATGTCATTGTCATCCTGAAGAGAGAATCATAATGAATTAAGTTAGTATTATGGTGTGAGTTTGATCGTATTAAAACTAGATTTGGAGATTATAGAGTGGTAGTTTGATCATGATGAACTGTAAGGGAGTTTGGTTCATCCGATTGACATTCGACTTGAATTACAATACCTTGTCAGATatctaaaacaaaaaagattaCCTTTTATTTCGTAACTCAAGTTCTACTTATCTTGATGACCTTCTCCTCCAGAAGAATACTACTTTCAGAGCTAATTACATCACTCAACAAATCTTGATCGACATACTAGTAAGACTACCTGCAAAATCTCTTATTCGGTTTATGCGTGCGTCGATCAAAGTCATAGAGTGATTTGTATATCAAGATTGTCGCATACTGTTACCAATCCGCTTATGTTATAATGTGTATGTATTAACACTAAACCATATTGGTACAAATGACTTAATAACACCGAAAACCTAGCTAGCTTCCGAAAAATTTCCGACGAGACAAGCATAAGAGCTTTAATTCACTGGTAAATTAATAGGAAGAATGAATAGCATAAATCTCAGAACCTGCCCAACGGTTGTAACGTTTTTGTTCTAGTATTAATGTTcatcaaaacataaaactgcATTAAAACTACATAAAATTTCATTCCATTTGTAACCTACTCCCCCAGCATTTCTATATAAATCCTTACCAGACTCTACTCCAGTATCAGCACACCAATCTAACAAACCCTTTTTATGATATAGCAGAAAAGAGAAGTTCCAAGCTTCCAAATAGCCATGTCTAGACAAGCTCAAGCATTACTTTCACTTCTCTTATTGGCAACATGTGCAGCAACCGGGCTGGCAGATGCGCCACCACCGCCCTTCCCGACCATCCCAGGCCTATTCCCTCCTGGGATTCCAGGGCTATCTCCGCCTGGAACCCCAGGTGAGATAGCCAAGTGCTGGTCTTCACTTCAGAACGTTCCAGGGTGTGCATCGGAAATTTATACCACAATCTTGACTGGTAAATTTTCTCTAGGCGCTACTTGTTGCAAGGCCTTGGTCGAAGTTGATGAGAATTGCTTGCGGAAGTTGTTCCCGTTGTTTCCTTCCATTCCTGCATT encodes:
- the LOC137749270 gene encoding uncharacterized protein — its product is MEFKPRICSSGILVVLCIFFLINTCAATGVLGEGEQQQQYKMEEERVNEQPKKPSMWEMTKHAFSLYTSSPLRVPTYLDKSKTLFNQIRAYFFPPNLDFRGSMGNIEVEPGSSGGDGAGGKVTEVVGKSFGKSKETVEDSAKSAAKIVGETVQKTKEKVKRSFSCSDKNTESKEAQSEL
- the LOC137709338 gene encoding uncharacterized protein — its product is MARSSISQTLTLTRHLSPKSSPSSSRLITLRAQSTLPFHHDPPTDSSADSPSDPLLRKLEDAIHRIIVRRSAPDWLPFLPGASYWVPPPRSRSHGLAQLVDKLANPLSEEETMSMSTVRGWPSSAYFIEGTSPQLMEPVVVVQSSDDVSNPQPTETVDQISNNVSKSEDEEG
- the LOC137709041 gene encoding uncharacterized protein: MSRQAQALLSLLLLATCAATGLADAPPPPFPTIPGLFPPGIPGLSPPGTPGEIAKCWSSLQNVPGCASEIYTTILTGKFSLGATCCKALVEVDENCLRKLFPLFPSIPALLKSSCATAAAPKAAGSKQL